In Candidatus Nitrosotalea sinensis, one DNA window encodes the following:
- a CDS encoding homospermidine biosynthesis protein: MDHHNFKGKDIPHLNIKPNMGIDDLVDIFASTGYNARQLGDAAKLFCKMIEDDATICLTVAGAMTPVGFGGLFKSLIERGFVDWIIATGANVYHEDHFAWNLPVKQGHFEVDDMILYDKDIVRIRDVYIKGEETLKAEDKIVQKMFEKNLLDKPFTTAEFCNAMGKYSKQHSKNPERSFVVTAYDYDVPVYISTLKDSSLALDLAPLRLANKVHSLDFVREIVEQAAILYNSKKSGIVELGGGVPKNTAQQTGPLLDQILGLGHGGQNYIIQITDARPDTGGLSGATLQEGKSWGKVKDAHEDVIMVYTDATIAFPVLCLYALSNEKPRKPKRLYKKLPQYYEDLSKAYFNKRK; encoded by the coding sequence GTGGACCATCACAATTTCAAGGGTAAAGACATTCCCCACCTGAACATCAAGCCCAACATGGGAATAGATGACCTGGTGGATATTTTTGCAAGTACTGGGTATAATGCAAGACAACTCGGAGATGCTGCCAAACTATTTTGCAAGATGATTGAGGATGACGCGACCATTTGTCTTACAGTAGCAGGTGCGATGACGCCTGTTGGCTTTGGAGGCCTTTTCAAGTCATTGATTGAAAGGGGTTTTGTTGACTGGATAATTGCCACCGGTGCAAATGTGTACCATGAGGACCACTTTGCATGGAATCTTCCTGTAAAGCAGGGACACTTTGAGGTAGATGACATGATACTATACGACAAGGATATTGTTAGAATCCGTGATGTCTACATCAAGGGAGAAGAAACGCTCAAGGCAGAAGACAAGATTGTTCAAAAAATGTTTGAAAAAAACCTGCTTGACAAGCCATTTACCACTGCAGAGTTTTGCAACGCGATGGGAAAATACTCGAAGCAGCATTCCAAGAATCCAGAGCGAAGCTTTGTAGTAACTGCATATGATTATGATGTACCTGTTTACATTTCAACACTAAAGGATTCATCACTTGCACTAGATTTGGCACCATTACGTCTTGCAAACAAGGTACACAGCCTTGACTTTGTAAGAGAGATAGTAGAGCAAGCTGCAATTTTGTACAATTCAAAAAAATCCGGAATTGTGGAACTTGGCGGTGGTGTTCCAAAAAACACTGCCCAGCAGACAGGTCCATTGCTTGACCAGATACTCGGACTGGGCCATGGTGGACAGAACTATATCATCCAGATAACTGATGCACGACCTGACACTGGAGGACTATCTGGTGCAACACTGCAGGAAGGAAAGAGTTGGGGTAAAGTAAAAGATGCACACGAGGATGTTATCATGGTATATACTGATGCAACAATTGCATTTCCGGTTCTATGCCTTTATGCATTAAGCAATGAAAAGCCAAGAAAGCCAAAGAGGCTGTACAAGAAGCTGCCTCAATACTATGAGGATCTATCTAAGGCATACTTTAACAAAAGAAAATAG